From Phycodurus eques isolate BA_2022a chromosome 13, UOR_Pequ_1.1, whole genome shotgun sequence, a single genomic window includes:
- the pex19 gene encoding peroxisomal biogenesis factor 19 isoform X2 encodes MASGAEESQGGHDAELDELLDSALDDFEKQSAPPEPKAPSSSSSHEAEKLPPLLEDSKLFEKLFEGDMAAQAQQEWEKAMTELAQDEPDLLQHFHKLSEAAGKVGTDTASQQEFTSCLKDTLRGLAKNADNLQSSGLAGDDLVKALEGLGLDEGGEGGEGKDANILPIMQSIMQNLLSKEVLYPSLKEITTKYPEWLEANRSSLSPEDVQRYEQQAKVMGEICQRFEKEEDGDKVFESIMDLMQKLQDLGQPPKELAGDAPPGFNFDMDSLNLPGGLGGAGAAEQCSIM; translated from the exons ATGGCGTCCGGAGCTGAAGAGTCGCAGGGCGGCCACGACGCTGAACTGGACGAATTACTGGACA gtgcaCTGGATGACTTTGAAAAGCAGTCTGCGCCACCTGAACCTAAAGCTCCTTCCTCCTCATCCAGTCATGAAGCAGAGAAG CTGCCGCCACTGCTCGAGGACAGCAAGCTTTTCGAGAAGCTCTTCGAGGGCGACATGGCGGCCCAGGCCCAGCAGGAGTGGGAGAAAGCCATGACGGAGCTGGCCCAGGATGAACCCGACCTGCTCCAACACTTTCATAAACTCTCCGAGGCCGCCGGCAAAGTTG GCACTGACACAGCCTCTCAGCAAGAGTTCACCTCCTGCCTCAAAGATACTCTCCGTGGCCTCGCCAAGAATGCCGACAACCTGCAG TCTTCTGGCCTGGCCGGAGATGATCTAGTCAAGGCCCTGGAAGGCTTGGGTTTGGATGAGGGTGGCGAAGGTGGCGAAGGCAAGGACGCCAACATCCTTCCCATCATGCAATCCATCATGCAGAATCTCCTCTCCAAAGAGGTGCTCTACCCGTCCCTCAAGGAGATCACCACTAAG TATCCAGAGTGGTTGGAGGCCAACAGGTCTAGCCTGAGCCCAGAAGACGTGCAGCGCTACGAGCAGCAGGCCAAGGTCATGGGAGAAATCTGCCAGCGCTTTGAGAAGGAGGAAGACGGTGACAAGGTCTTTGAAAGCATCATGGACCTCATGCAGAAG CTGCAGGACCTTGGACAACCACCGAAAGAGCTCGCAGGCGATGCC CCTCCTGGCTTCAACTTCGATATGGACTCCCTCAACCTCCCTGGGGGCCTCGGGGGGGCCGGGGCGGCCGAGCAGTGCTCCATAATGTGA
- the pex19 gene encoding peroxisomal biogenesis factor 19 isoform X1, with amino-acid sequence MASGAEESQGGHDAELDELLDSALDDFEKQSAPPEPKAPSSSSSHEAEKVDALPPLLEDSKLFEKLFEGDMAAQAQQEWEKAMTELAQDEPDLLQHFHKLSEAAGKVGTDTASQQEFTSCLKDTLRGLAKNADNLQSSGLAGDDLVKALEGLGLDEGGEGGEGKDANILPIMQSIMQNLLSKEVLYPSLKEITTKYPEWLEANRSSLSPEDVQRYEQQAKVMGEICQRFEKEEDGDKVFESIMDLMQKLQDLGQPPKELAGDAPPGFNFDMDSLNLPGGLGGAGAAEQCSIM; translated from the exons ATGGCGTCCGGAGCTGAAGAGTCGCAGGGCGGCCACGACGCTGAACTGGACGAATTACTGGACA gtgcaCTGGATGACTTTGAAAAGCAGTCTGCGCCACCTGAACCTAAAGCTCCTTCCTCCTCATCCAGTCATGAAGCAGAGAAGGTTGATGCT CTGCCGCCACTGCTCGAGGACAGCAAGCTTTTCGAGAAGCTCTTCGAGGGCGACATGGCGGCCCAGGCCCAGCAGGAGTGGGAGAAAGCCATGACGGAGCTGGCCCAGGATGAACCCGACCTGCTCCAACACTTTCATAAACTCTCCGAGGCCGCCGGCAAAGTTG GCACTGACACAGCCTCTCAGCAAGAGTTCACCTCCTGCCTCAAAGATACTCTCCGTGGCCTCGCCAAGAATGCCGACAACCTGCAG TCTTCTGGCCTGGCCGGAGATGATCTAGTCAAGGCCCTGGAAGGCTTGGGTTTGGATGAGGGTGGCGAAGGTGGCGAAGGCAAGGACGCCAACATCCTTCCCATCATGCAATCCATCATGCAGAATCTCCTCTCCAAAGAGGTGCTCTACCCGTCCCTCAAGGAGATCACCACTAAG TATCCAGAGTGGTTGGAGGCCAACAGGTCTAGCCTGAGCCCAGAAGACGTGCAGCGCTACGAGCAGCAGGCCAAGGTCATGGGAGAAATCTGCCAGCGCTTTGAGAAGGAGGAAGACGGTGACAAGGTCTTTGAAAGCATCATGGACCTCATGCAGAAG CTGCAGGACCTTGGACAACCACCGAAAGAGCTCGCAGGCGATGCC CCTCCTGGCTTCAACTTCGATATGGACTCCCTCAACCTCCCTGGGGGCCTCGGGGGGGCCGGGGCGGCCGAGCAGTGCTCCATAATGTGA